A genomic region of Saccopteryx bilineata isolate mSacBil1 chromosome 1, mSacBil1_pri_phased_curated, whole genome shotgun sequence contains the following coding sequences:
- the GDF1 gene encoding embryonic growth/differentiation factor 1 → MAMPLPPILALSNSALPGLRPLLGPLPRTPETPPQDRSLPSFRTAATPSGTSTPPSPDPRSLVRPPPMRKMPQLLRHPDHRVLLLLLALLLPSPSPAHALATPGPTAALLQALGLRDAPQGSPKLRPVPPVMWRLFRRRDRQEDRVRPQRTSPGATPRPCHMEELGVAGNIVRHVPDRGARVQTPEPLAAGQCSKWTVVFDLSAVEPAERPSRARLELRFAAEEAEVGTAGSWELSVARAAKGAGVDPVLLRQAVASLSTPVRAELLSIAWAYNTSVPRSLQLVLALRPLATGACARLAEASLLLVTLDPRLCYPLTRPRRHAEPMLGGDPGGSCRARRLYVNFREVGWHRWVIAPRGFLANYCQGQCSLPATLPRPDGPPALNHAVLRALMHSAVPGAAGLPCCVPVRLSPISVLFFDNSDNVVLRHYEDMVVDECGCR, encoded by the exons ATGGCTATGCCGCTACCCCCGATCCTGGCCCTGTCCAACTCCGCCCTTCCTGGGCTCCGGCCATTACTGGGACCCCTGCCCCGCACCCCCGAAACTCCGCCCCAGGATCGGTCTCTGCCAAGCTTCAGGACCGCGGCCACGCCCTCCGGGACCTCGACTCCGCCCAGTCCAGACCCTCGATCACTTGTCCGGCCGCCGCCTATGAGGAAGATGCCACAACTGCTTCGCCATCCCGACCACCGcgttcttctcctcctcctggccCTGCTGCTGCCCTCGCCGTCCCCGGCCCATGCCCTCGCGACCCCGGGCCCCACCGCTGCTCTCCTCCAGGCTCTCGGGCTGCGCGACGCGCCCCAGGGTTCCCCCAAGCTCAGGCCTGTACCCCCAGTCATGTGGCGCCTGTTCCGCCGCCGGGACCGCCAGGAGGACAGGGTCCGCCCGCAACGGACGTCCCCGGGGGCCACCCCACGACCGTGCCACATGGAGGAGCTGGGGGTCGCTGGAAACATCGTGCGCCACGTCCCAGACCGCG GTGCGCGCGTCCAAACCCCGGAGCCCTTGGCCGCAGGGCAGTGCTCGAAGTGGACCGTCGTCTTTGACCTGTCGGCTGTGGAACCTGCTGAGCGCCCGAGCCGGGCCCGCCTGGAGCTGCGTTTTGCGGCGGAGGAAGCGGAGGTGGGGACGGCAGGCAGCTGGGAGCTGAGCGTGGCCCGGGCGGCTAAAGGTGCGGGCGTGGACCCGGTGCTGCTACGCCAGGCGGTGGCCTCTCTGAGTACGCCAGTGCGCGCTGAGCTGCTGAGCATCGCCTGGGCCTACAACACCTCAGTGCCGCGCAGCCTCCAACTGGTACTAGCGCTGCGGCCTCTGGCCACTGGCGCTTGCGCGCGCCTGGCGGAAGCCTCGCTGTTGCTGGTGACCCTCGACCCGCGCCTGTGCTACCCCCTAACCCGGCCACGGCGCCACGCCGAGCCCATGTTGGGTGGCGACCCTGGGGGCTCCTGTCGCGCGCGGCGGCTCTACGTTAACTTCCGCGAGGTAGGCTGGCACCGCTGGGTCATCGCGCCACGCGGCTTCCTGGCAAATTACTGCCAGGGCCAGTGCTCGCTGCCCGCCACACTGCCCCGGCCCGATGGGCCGCCCGCGCTCAACCACGCGGTGCTGCGCGCGCTCATGCACTCAGCCGTCCCTGGCGCCGCTGGCCTGCCCTGCTGTGTACCGGTGCGCCTGTCACCTATCTCTGTGCTCTTCTTCGACAACAGCGACAACGTAGTCCTGCGGCACTACGAGGACATGGTGGTGGATGAGTGTGGCTGCCGCTGA